A region of Nostoc sp. 'Peltigera membranacea cyanobiont' N6 DNA encodes the following proteins:
- the crtB gene encoding 15-cis-phytoene synthase CrtB, whose protein sequence is MLQLPDSPPRMKTLVSVDESYKLCRHLTAKYAKTFYLGTLLMSPVKRQSIWSIYAWCRRTDELVDGPASAITTPETLDLWEQQLESIFAGRPLENYDVALVDTLQRFPMDIQPFRDMIAGQRMDLYRSRYETFEDLYLYCYRVAGTVGLMSTQVMGVDSTIFTAPWHQNKQPYLPTEEAIALGIANQLTNILRDVGEDAKRGRIYIPLEDLEKFNYTEQDFFKGVVDDRWRALMRFQIERARQFYTTSDQGITYLASDARWPVWAASMLYGQILEVIERNDYDVFSQRAFVPQWKKLRTLPLAWMRSQVL, encoded by the coding sequence ATGCTGCAACTGCCTGATTCCCCCCCGCGCATGAAAACGCTGGTCTCTGTAGACGAGTCATACAAACTTTGCCGACATCTCACAGCAAAGTATGCCAAGACTTTTTACCTGGGTACTTTGCTCATGAGTCCGGTAAAACGTCAATCTATTTGGTCAATTTACGCTTGGTGTCGCCGTACAGATGAATTAGTGGATGGGCCCGCCTCTGCTATTACCACGCCAGAAACCCTAGACCTATGGGAACAGCAGCTGGAATCGATTTTTGCGGGACGACCATTAGAAAATTACGATGTCGCTTTAGTTGACACCCTCCAGCGCTTTCCGATGGACATTCAGCCCTTTCGGGATATGATTGCCGGTCAACGCATGGACTTATATCGCAGTCGTTATGAAACCTTTGAGGACTTATACCTCTACTGTTACCGCGTTGCTGGTACTGTTGGCTTAATGTCAACACAAGTGATGGGTGTCGATAGCACCATATTCACCGCTCCGTGGCATCAGAACAAACAACCTTATCTTCCCACAGAAGAAGCGATCGCTCTGGGAATTGCCAATCAACTCACCAACATCTTGCGGGATGTGGGAGAAGATGCCAAACGGGGGCGAATCTACATTCCCCTTGAGGACTTGGAAAAATTCAACTACACCGAGCAAGACTTCTTCAAAGGTGTGGTAGATGACCGTTGGCGGGCGCTAATGCGCTTTCAAATTGAACGGGCCCGCCAATTCTATACCACGTCTGACCAGGGAATTACTTATTTAGCATCCGATGCCCGTTGGCCCGTATGGGCAGCATCAATGCTGTACGGCCAAATTTTGGAGGTGATTGAACGCAATGATTACGATGTGTTCAGTCAACGGGCTTTCGTTCCCCAGTGGAAAAAGTTACGCACCTTACCCTTAGCTTGGATGCGATCGCAAGTTCTTTGA
- the pds gene encoding 15-cis-phytoene desaturase gives MRVAIAGAGLAGLSCAKYLTDAGHTPIVLESRDVLGGLVAAWKDSDGDWYETGLHAFFGAYPNMLQMLKELGIEDRLQWKEHTLIFNQPDKPGTLSRFDVPDIPSPFNVIASILRNKDMLTWEQKIRFAVGLLPAVVRGQKYVEEMDKYSFLDWLKRQGVDERVTSDVFIAACKALTFINPDEVSATILLTALNRFLQERYGSKIAFLDGSPTERLCSPIVDYITERGGEVRLNVPLKEILLNADGTVKGYLIRGLNGAEDEVVTADAYVSAISVDPLKVMLPKPWKLMEFFQKLEGLEGVPVINLHLWFDRKLTEIDHLLFSRSPLLSVYADMSNTCREYANPNRSMLELVLAPAKDWIAKSDEEIVIATLAELEKLFPDHFGGDNPATLLKSHVVKTPRSVYKATPGRQQYRPAQVTPIANFYLAGSYTMQRYLGSMEGAVLSGKLTAQAISEALPVANSSNLQTLTRPPATNAATA, from the coding sequence ATGCGAGTAGCGATCGCGGGTGCTGGTCTAGCAGGACTTTCCTGCGCGAAATATCTCACGGACGCAGGTCATACTCCCATTGTCTTGGAAAGCCGGGACGTACTGGGTGGTCTGGTTGCGGCGTGGAAAGACTCTGACGGCGACTGGTACGAAACCGGGTTACACGCCTTCTTTGGGGCATATCCGAATATGCTCCAAATGCTCAAGGAGTTGGGCATTGAAGATAGACTCCAGTGGAAAGAACATACACTGATTTTTAATCAACCAGACAAACCTGGAACACTCTCACGTTTTGATGTTCCAGATATTCCATCTCCTTTCAACGTCATTGCATCGATTCTTCGCAACAAAGACATGTTGACTTGGGAGCAGAAGATTCGATTTGCAGTTGGCCTACTTCCCGCAGTGGTTCGGGGTCAAAAGTATGTTGAAGAGATGGATAAATACAGCTTCTTAGATTGGTTGAAAAGGCAAGGTGTAGACGAGCGGGTAACTAGTGACGTTTTTATCGCCGCATGTAAAGCCCTCACCTTTATCAATCCTGATGAAGTTTCCGCAACGATTCTCCTGACTGCACTGAATCGCTTTCTGCAAGAACGATATGGCTCAAAGATTGCATTTTTGGATGGTTCTCCCACAGAACGTCTATGCAGCCCAATCGTAGATTACATCACAGAACGCGGTGGAGAAGTGCGGTTAAATGTCCCTTTGAAAGAAATTTTGCTCAACGCCGATGGCACGGTGAAGGGATACTTGATTAGAGGGTTAAATGGCGCAGAAGATGAAGTTGTGACGGCTGATGCTTACGTATCTGCCATTTCAGTTGACCCTTTGAAAGTCATGTTACCTAAACCTTGGAAGCTGATGGAGTTTTTTCAAAAGCTAGAAGGTTTGGAAGGAGTACCAGTGATTAACCTGCATCTGTGGTTCGATCGGAAACTTACAGAAATCGATCACCTACTTTTTTCGCGATCGCCCCTCCTAAGCGTTTATGCTGATATGAGCAATACCTGCCGTGAATACGCCAACCCCAATCGCTCAATGCTGGAATTAGTTCTAGCTCCGGCAAAAGATTGGATTGCCAAATCCGATGAGGAGATTGTCATTGCAACGCTTGCTGAATTGGAAAAACTTTTCCCAGACCATTTTGGGGGAGACAACCCAGCAACATTGCTAAAATCTCATGTGGTGAAAACGCCGCGTTCAGTTTACAAAGCGACCCCTGGCCGCCAACAGTACCGTCCCGCACAAGTTACGCCCATTGCCAACTTCTATCTCGCCGGAAGTTATACCATGCAACGCTACTTAGGCAGTATGGAAGGTGCCGTACTTTCTGGTAAGCTGACAGCGCAGGCAATTTCTGAGGCTCTCCCGGTAGCAAATTCCTCAAACCTGCAAACGCTCACCCGACCGCCCGCAACGAATGCTGCAACTGCCTGA
- the nagZ gene encoding beta-N-acetylhexosaminidase yields MSGSQELKRFGHHLILGISGTTLSDDDKRALSELKPIGVIFFAKNFLDGTPYQVWLESFKDLNSQIREYAERDSMFITLDHEGGRVIRTPSPITRFPHALLVRSHAREVAKATALELKSLGINLSWAPVADVFSHANNPVIGPRAFGNTPEIAAKYARDYYLGLQESGILGCAKHFPGHGDTSKDSHIELPILNLTLEDLRLRELIPFKALIEVQIPLIMTAHILFPRIDADVPATLSQPILKTILRDELGFKGVVVSDDLDMKAISDMFMKAGTVARSLNAGCDLFIVSRNINLSSLERTYQIAEDFVDSLSKGSLDESVVEAARERIDKLLAVTPQYPVEILDKDILLQHAQLAIASSY; encoded by the coding sequence ATGAGTGGATCGCAGGAGTTAAAACGCTTTGGACATCACCTGATTCTAGGGATTTCTGGCACGACATTAAGCGATGACGATAAACGCGCCCTCAGTGAATTAAAGCCGATTGGGGTGATATTTTTTGCTAAAAACTTTTTGGATGGCACTCCATATCAAGTTTGGTTGGAAAGCTTCAAGGATTTAAACAGCCAGATACGAGAATATGCTGAACGTGATTCGATGTTTATAACTCTGGATCATGAAGGAGGTCGTGTCATTCGCACACCATCACCGATTACGCGATTCCCTCATGCGTTGTTGGTGCGATCGCACGCCCGCGAAGTAGCAAAAGCCACGGCATTAGAACTAAAATCACTGGGAATTAATTTATCTTGGGCACCTGTAGCAGATGTTTTTTCCCATGCCAACAATCCTGTGATTGGCCCTCGCGCCTTTGGTAACACTCCCGAAATCGCCGCAAAATATGCCCGTGACTACTACCTTGGACTTCAAGAATCAGGAATTTTGGGATGCGCCAAACACTTCCCCGGACATGGAGACACCAGCAAGGACTCTCACATTGAGCTACCAATACTAAATTTAACTTTAGAAGACCTGCGACTTCGAGAACTCATACCTTTCAAAGCTTTAATCGAAGTCCAGATTCCTTTAATTATGACTGCCCATATTTTATTTCCCAGAATAGATGCTGATGTGCCAGCAACTCTTTCCCAGCCTATTCTCAAAACCATACTTAGAGACGAACTTGGCTTTAAGGGAGTAGTTGTATCTGACGACTTGGATATGAAAGCGATTTCAGATATGTTTATGAAAGCTGGGACTGTGGCGCGATCGCTTAATGCAGGTTGTGACCTGTTTATTGTCTCACGCAATATTAATTTATCATCTCTTGAAAGAACCTATCAGATTGCTGAAGATTTCGTTGATTCCCTCAGCAAGGGTAGCTTAGACGAATCAGTAGTGGAAGCAGCCAGAGAAAGAATCGATAAACTACTGGCAGTAACACCGCAATATCCCGTAGAAATTTTGGATAAAGATATACTATTGCAACATGCTCAACTAGCGATCGCTAGTTCGTATTAA
- a CDS encoding group I intron-associated PD-(D/E)XK endonuclease, translating into MNTHHTKGKADLAVAKTIADLTVKGYVIFTPLICEHLPFDLVAWKENKFLKIQVKYSSIERIFANTSWNDKHGNHKRQYQKDDFDYYAIYLPHKDRVIYPSFDYRGIIIRTNLPNSSSPFYWWEDFLEIKSNVLNRNIKDFQRQASRVKMKRRYSARPKSRKVERPSKEELHELVWTKPTAHIAQDFGVSDKAVEKWCKAYEIEKPPRGYWAKLYSSK; encoded by the coding sequence ATGAACACTCATCATACAAAAGGAAAAGCAGACCTAGCTGTAGCGAAAACCATAGCTGATTTGACTGTTAAAGGTTATGTAATTTTCACACCTTTGATTTGCGAACACTTGCCATTTGATTTAGTAGCATGGAAGGAAAATAAATTTCTGAAAATCCAGGTGAAATATTCTAGCATTGAGCGAATTTTCGCTAATACATCATGGAATGATAAACATGGAAATCATAAACGCCAGTATCAGAAAGATGATTTTGATTACTATGCCATTTACTTACCACATAAAGATCGGGTTATTTACCCCAGTTTTGATTACCGAGGTATCATAATTAGAACCAATCTACCCAATAGTAGTTCTCCTTTTTATTGGTGGGAGGACTTTCTAGAAATTAAATCAAACGTTTTAAACAGGAATATTAAAGATTTTCAACGTCAAGCAAGCCGAGTAAAAATGAAAAGGCGTTATTCGGCAAGACCTAAGTCTAGAAAGGTTGAACGTCCATCTAAAGAAGAATTACACGAGCTAGTATGGACTAAACCAACTGCTCACATAGCTCAAGATTTTGGTGTAAGTGATAAGGCAGTAGAAAAATGGTGTAAAGCTTATGAGATTGAGAAACCTCCTAGAGGTTATTGGGCAAAACTTTATAGCAGTAAATAA
- a CDS encoding TIGR02452 family protein, protein MKRIAIAQDTLKILEAGHYFSPEGKQINIGRELVSCIAGTEYYEPETLSAIARNILSGNSQFAKTEFTVRNETTLMGAERTARCLRRATPTQKFERIGVLNFASAKNPGGGFIKGAHAQEESLTRSSALYKSLLKCREYYDFHRAHKSLLYSDRIIYSPGCPVFRKDDGTLLEEAYLVDFITTSAPNAGQVWRKEPESGEKIREILYKRGEKLLSLAASKGCDTLILGAWGCGVFRNDPSMVAQMFADFLLANGQFWGKFKSVLFSVLDSSKESRTFTEFQRRFPSNS, encoded by the coding sequence ATGAAACGAATTGCGATCGCTCAAGACACCCTAAAAATTCTCGAAGCCGGTCACTACTTCTCTCCTGAAGGTAAGCAAATTAATATTGGCCGAGAATTAGTATCCTGTATTGCTGGGACGGAATACTACGAGCCGGAAACTCTTTCAGCGATCGCTCGAAATATTCTCTCAGGTAATTCTCAATTTGCAAAGACTGAATTTACAGTGAGAAATGAGACAACGCTTATGGGAGCCGAACGCACAGCGCGATGTCTACGACGGGCTACGCCTACGCAGAAATTTGAAAGAATTGGAGTTCTCAATTTTGCTTCTGCTAAAAATCCTGGTGGTGGATTTATCAAAGGCGCTCATGCTCAAGAAGAAAGCTTAACACGTAGTTCTGCACTGTACAAAAGCTTGTTGAAATGTCGCGAATACTACGATTTTCATCGCGCTCATAAATCCTTGCTCTACTCAGATCGCATCATTTACTCTCCTGGTTGTCCAGTATTCCGAAAAGATGATGGCACTCTGCTCGAAGAAGCTTATTTGGTCGATTTTATTACGACTTCCGCTCCTAATGCTGGTCAAGTTTGGAGAAAAGAGCCTGAAAGTGGAGAAAAAATCAGAGAAATCTTGTATAAACGCGGTGAAAAATTATTATCTCTGGCTGCTTCTAAAGGTTGCGATACCTTAATTTTAGGAGCTTGGGGATGCGGTGTTTTTAGGAACGATCCATCAATGGTTGCTCAGATGTTTGCAGACTTCTTATTAGCGAATGGTCAATTTTGGGGTAAATTTAAAAGCGTTCTATTTTCGGTTCTCGATTCGAGCAAAGAAAGCAGGACTTTCACAGAATTTCAAAGGCGATTTCCCTCGAATTCATAA